A region from the Sandaracinus amylolyticus genome encodes:
- a CDS encoding long-chain-fatty-acid--CoA ligase, with product MTLNIATLLRESAKRYEAKPAMVLGDVTLPYAMLHGMVQRFAGGLAKLGVHRGQHVALMLPNVPHFTIAYYGGHYAGTPIVPLNVLLTADEIAYHLDDSDAVALVVWEGFLPQAQAAFARTDACKHLIVCKADRTDLSAPEGAVNFTALVTGSDPVTDVAATMPDDTAVILYTSGTTGRPKGAELTHFNLFFNAHFVRTQLLPITHETIALGVLPLFHSFGQTCIQNATLAAGGTVVLMPRFDPDGAMQIMQKHRVNLFAGVPTMFFALLHHPESAKYDLASLRHCISGGSAMPVEVMKAFDQKYGVNTLEGYGLSETSPVASFNTLDKPKKAGSIGVPIWGCEFRLEDDQGNVVTENDKPGEICIKGHNVMKGYWKRPEATAEAIKDGWFHSGDVATRDADGYYFIVDRKKDMIIRGGFNVYPREIEEVLYAHPAVAEAAVIGIPHASHGEEVKAVIAKKPGHEAVGAEDIIAYCKERLAAYKYPRVVEFRDALPKGPTGKILKRELRA from the coding sequence ATGACGCTGAACATCGCCACGCTGCTTCGCGAGAGCGCCAAGCGGTACGAGGCCAAGCCCGCGATGGTGCTGGGCGACGTCACCCTTCCGTACGCGATGCTGCACGGGATGGTGCAGCGCTTCGCGGGCGGCCTCGCGAAGCTCGGCGTGCACCGCGGGCAGCACGTCGCGCTGATGCTGCCGAACGTGCCGCACTTCACGATCGCGTACTACGGCGGTCACTACGCGGGCACGCCGATCGTGCCGCTCAACGTGCTGCTGACCGCCGACGAGATCGCGTACCACCTCGACGACTCGGACGCGGTCGCGCTCGTCGTGTGGGAGGGCTTCCTGCCGCAGGCGCAGGCCGCGTTCGCGCGCACCGACGCGTGCAAGCACCTCATCGTGTGCAAGGCGGATCGCACCGACCTCTCGGCGCCCGAGGGCGCGGTCAACTTCACGGCGCTCGTCACCGGAAGCGATCCCGTCACCGACGTCGCGGCGACGATGCCCGACGACACCGCGGTCATCCTCTACACGTCGGGCACGACCGGCCGTCCGAAGGGCGCGGAGCTCACGCACTTCAACCTGTTCTTCAACGCGCACTTCGTCCGTACGCAGCTCTTGCCGATCACGCACGAGACGATCGCGCTCGGCGTGCTGCCGCTCTTCCACTCGTTCGGGCAGACGTGCATCCAGAACGCGACGCTCGCCGCGGGCGGCACCGTCGTGCTGATGCCGCGCTTCGATCCCGACGGCGCGATGCAGATCATGCAGAAGCACCGCGTGAACCTCTTCGCCGGCGTGCCGACGATGTTCTTCGCGCTGCTGCACCACCCCGAGTCGGCGAAGTACGACCTCGCGTCGCTGCGCCACTGCATCTCGGGCGGATCGGCGATGCCGGTCGAGGTGATGAAGGCGTTCGATCAGAAGTACGGCGTGAACACGCTCGAGGGCTACGGCCTCAGCGAGACGTCGCCGGTCGCGTCGTTCAACACGCTCGACAAGCCGAAGAAGGCGGGCTCGATCGGCGTGCCGATCTGGGGCTGCGAGTTCCGCCTCGAGGACGATCAGGGCAACGTCGTGACCGAGAACGACAAGCCCGGCGAGATCTGCATCAAGGGCCACAACGTCATGAAGGGGTACTGGAAGCGCCCCGAGGCGACGGCCGAGGCGATCAAGGACGGCTGGTTCCACTCGGGCGACGTCGCGACGCGCGACGCGGACGGCTACTACTTCATCGTCGATCGCAAGAAGGACATGATCATCCGCGGCGGGTTCAACGTGTACCCGCGCGAGATCGAAGAGGTCCTGTACGCGCACCCCGCGGTCGCCGAGGCCGCGGTGATCGGCATCCCGCACGCGAGCCACGGCGAAGAAGTGAAGGCCGTGATCGCGAAGAAGCCGGGCCACGAAGCGGTCGGCGCCGAGGACATCATCGCGTACTGCAAGGAGCGGCTCGCGGCGTACAAGTACCCGCGCGTCGTCGAGTTCCGCGACGCGCTGCCGAAGGGCCCGACGGGCAAGATCCTGAAGCGCGAGCTCCGCGCCTGA
- a CDS encoding glutathione S-transferase family protein, with amino-acid sequence MITVHGNPHSTCTRKVLTTLEEKGAKYDLRVVDLATKQQKSSEHLARQPFGVVPVLDHDGFELYESRAIVRYLDRALPGVSLTPSDVRDYARMEQFISIEQSYFSGPTIQLLYQARGGQPDAKIVDENRAKLAHTADVLERRLGEAKYVGGASFSLGDISFMPYFALLERLGHGDIASSRKNVSRWWTDVSARESWKKVSG; translated from the coding sequence ATGATCACCGTCCACGGCAACCCGCACAGCACCTGCACGCGCAAGGTCCTCACGACGCTCGAGGAGAAGGGCGCGAAGTACGATCTGCGCGTCGTCGATCTCGCGACGAAGCAGCAGAAGTCGAGCGAGCACCTCGCGCGTCAGCCGTTCGGCGTCGTGCCGGTGCTCGATCACGACGGCTTCGAGCTGTACGAGTCGCGCGCGATCGTGCGCTACCTCGACCGCGCGCTCCCCGGCGTGTCGCTCACGCCGAGCGACGTGCGCGACTACGCGCGGATGGAGCAGTTCATCTCGATCGAGCAGTCGTACTTCAGCGGCCCGACGATCCAGCTGCTCTACCAGGCGCGCGGAGGTCAGCCCGACGCGAAGATCGTCGACGAGAACCGCGCGAAGCTCGCGCACACCGCGGACGTCCTCGAGCGCCGGCTCGGCGAAGCGAAGTACGTCGGCGGCGCGTCGTTCTCGCTCGGCGACATCTCGTTCATGCCGTACTTCGCGCTGCTCGAGCGTCTCGGGCACGGCGACATCGCGTCGTCGCGCAAGAACGTGTCGCGCTGGTGGACGGACGTGTCGGCGCGCGAGAGCTGGAAGAAGGTGAGCGGCTGA
- a CDS encoding ABC transporter substrate-binding protein/permease, with product MRRSPAFLGLALIAALLASCDEPSESGLERVRRTGVLRWGGDVQGGEPYVFEDPARPGTLIGFEVELADAIAREMGVRAQFVQNDWSNLVPSLERGSFDVAMNGLEVTPARADSVLFTRPYFVFAAQLVARAEDTSVTSLESLRGRRVGTLANSFSWDMLNAAGVEVVAYEGVEEPYADLEGGRLDAVLLDDIIASRYGLVRPSLRLVEDSGEGFYAVAARQGEGDLRDAIDRAIARLAESGELRRILSRWEIDHERQARLATWTDDDTRAMLRVHGHAHFSLHHVWLFLQGAIVTLLVSASAMVLAIGLGLLLALARMYGPRALAVPATFYVELFRGTPVLLQLYLLYFGIMPAVRQALGWHAGIESDALVAAVVGLGLNYAAYEAEIYRAGIQAIPPGQMEAAKVLGMGTMLALRRVVVPQAFRIALPGVTNDFIALLKDSSLVSVITVVELTKRMTITAIDVRSWLLPGLLCAAFYMAMSYPLSRLSQHLEQKLARQESR from the coding sequence ATGCGGCGATCTCCGGCGTTCCTCGGGCTGGCGCTGATCGCGGCGCTGCTCGCGTCGTGCGACGAGCCGAGCGAGTCGGGGCTCGAGCGCGTGCGGCGCACCGGCGTGCTGCGCTGGGGCGGCGACGTGCAGGGCGGCGAGCCCTACGTGTTCGAGGATCCCGCGCGCCCGGGCACGCTGATCGGGTTCGAGGTCGAGCTCGCGGACGCGATCGCGCGCGAGATGGGCGTGCGCGCGCAGTTCGTCCAGAACGACTGGTCGAACCTCGTGCCCTCGCTCGAGCGCGGCTCGTTCGACGTCGCGATGAACGGGCTCGAGGTCACGCCCGCGCGCGCCGACAGCGTGCTCTTCACGCGCCCGTACTTCGTGTTCGCGGCGCAGCTCGTCGCGCGCGCCGAGGACACGAGCGTGACGAGCCTCGAGTCCTTGCGCGGACGTCGCGTGGGCACGCTCGCGAACTCGTTCTCGTGGGACATGCTCAACGCGGCGGGCGTCGAGGTCGTCGCGTACGAGGGCGTGGAAGAGCCCTACGCGGATCTCGAGGGCGGGCGCCTCGACGCGGTGCTGCTCGACGACATCATCGCGTCGCGATACGGGCTCGTGCGGCCCTCGCTGCGCCTGGTCGAGGACAGCGGCGAGGGGTTCTACGCGGTCGCGGCGCGTCAGGGCGAGGGCGATCTGCGCGACGCGATCGATCGCGCGATCGCGCGCCTCGCCGAGAGCGGCGAGCTGCGCCGCATCCTCTCGCGCTGGGAGATCGACCACGAGCGCCAGGCGCGCCTCGCGACGTGGACCGACGACGACACGCGCGCGATGTTGCGCGTGCACGGCCACGCGCACTTCTCGCTGCACCACGTGTGGCTCTTCCTGCAGGGCGCGATCGTCACGCTGCTCGTGAGCGCGTCCGCGATGGTGCTCGCGATCGGGCTCGGGCTGCTGCTCGCGCTCGCGCGCATGTACGGGCCGCGCGCGCTCGCGGTGCCCGCGACGTTCTACGTCGAGCTCTTCCGCGGCACGCCGGTGCTGCTGCAGCTCTACCTGCTCTACTTCGGGATCATGCCCGCGGTGCGCCAGGCGCTCGGCTGGCACGCGGGTATCGAGTCGGACGCGCTGGTCGCGGCGGTGGTCGGCCTCGGGCTCAACTACGCGGCGTACGAAGCGGAGATCTATCGCGCCGGCATCCAGGCGATCCCGCCGGGCCAGATGGAGGCCGCGAAGGTGCTCGGCATGGGCACGATGCTCGCATTGCGGCGCGTCGTGGTGCCGCAGGCGTTCCGCATCGCGCTCCCCGGCGTGACCAACGACTTCATCGCGCTGCTGAAGGACAGCTCGCTCGTGTCGGTGATCACGGTGGTCGAGCTGACGAAGCGGATGACGATCACCGCGATCGACGTGCGCAGCTGGCTCCTGCCCGGGCTCCTCTGCGCCGCGTTCTACATGGCGATGAGCTATCCGCTCTCGCGTCTGTCGCAGCACCTCGAGCAGAAGCTCGCGAGGCAGGAGTCGCGATGA
- a CDS encoding amino acid ABC transporter ATP-binding protein yields MIEVTKIVKRYGERTVLREISFEIAAGQAVALVGPSGGGKSTMLRCMIGLEPFEGGSVRVADAHLAPGTLRKNAAPLKVLHAQAGMVFQQWHLFPHRTALENVCEAPIHVRGDAPEKARARASELLAKVGLSHRESAMPRSMSGGEQQRCAIARALAMDPKVLFMDEPTSALDPQRVGDLVELLDQLTEEAKLTLVIVTHEMRFAEKLCDRALVLYEGNVIEDGAPGEVLASPKDSRTRAFLGLED; encoded by the coding sequence GTGATCGAGGTGACGAAGATCGTGAAGCGCTACGGCGAGCGCACGGTCTTGCGCGAGATCTCGTTCGAGATCGCGGCGGGGCAGGCGGTCGCGCTCGTCGGGCCGAGCGGCGGCGGCAAGTCGACGATGCTGCGCTGCATGATCGGGCTCGAGCCGTTCGAAGGCGGGAGCGTGCGGGTCGCCGATGCGCACCTCGCGCCGGGCACGCTGCGCAAGAACGCGGCCCCGCTGAAGGTGCTGCACGCGCAGGCGGGCATGGTGTTCCAGCAGTGGCACCTGTTCCCGCACCGCACGGCGCTGGAGAACGTGTGCGAGGCGCCGATCCACGTGCGCGGCGATGCGCCCGAGAAAGCGAGGGCGCGCGCGAGCGAGCTGCTCGCGAAGGTGGGGCTGTCGCACCGCGAGAGCGCGATGCCGCGCAGCATGTCGGGCGGCGAGCAGCAGCGCTGCGCGATCGCACGCGCGCTCGCGATGGACCCGAAGGTGCTCTTCATGGACGAGCCGACGTCGGCGCTCGATCCCCAGCGTGTCGGCGATCTCGTCGAGCTCCTCGATCAGCTCACCGAGGAAGCGAAGCTCACGCTCGTGATCGTCACCCACGAGATGCGCTTCGCGGAGAAGCTCTGCGATCGCGCGCTCGTGCTGTACGAGGGGAACGTCATCGAAGACGGCGCGCCCGGCGAGGTGCTCGCGAGCCCCAAGGATTCGCGCACCCGCGCATTTCTCGGTCTCGAGGACTAG
- a CDS encoding amino acid permease has product MLRRLLSRKPIADLEPGDSPHSLHRALGARDLIFLAIGAVIGAGIFSSIGTAVAGEVRETGEVVRYGAGPAVVVSFVLLGVVCGLAALCYAELASMIPQAGSAYAYAYATLGELVAWIIGWDLILEYAVGNVAVAIAWAGYLDSMLSGFGIHMPGWLIHGYFDVAASSHPEVRALLETAPHVAGIPILINLPAFLIVGVVTWLLLIGVKESARANTVMVIVKLVVLALFVFVGAMHVDPAHYTPFAPNGWTGIHQGAAIVFFAYIGFDAISTAAEETKDPQRNMPIGILAGLAICTVIYVVVGAVMTGLAPWDSMRVSDPLAHALETAGLPVVQWLVAAGAVISLSAVLLVFQYGQPRILLAMARDGLLPKRMASVHPKYKTPWTLTILTGLLVGVGALVADDDATYDLTNIGTLFAFLLVCIGVMVLRVVDPSRPRPFRVPFVWVVAPLGAVACLWTMAGLPASAWERFAVWLVIGLALYFAYGWRNSVLGKKAGG; this is encoded by the coding sequence ATGCTCAGGCGTCTTCTCTCGCGCAAGCCGATCGCCGACCTCGAGCCCGGCGACTCCCCGCACTCGCTGCATCGCGCGCTCGGCGCGCGCGATCTGATCTTCCTCGCGATCGGCGCGGTGATCGGCGCGGGCATCTTCAGCTCGATCGGCACCGCCGTCGCGGGCGAGGTGCGCGAGACCGGCGAGGTCGTGCGGTACGGCGCGGGCCCCGCGGTCGTCGTGTCGTTCGTCCTGCTCGGCGTCGTCTGCGGCCTCGCGGCGCTCTGCTACGCGGAGCTCGCGTCGATGATCCCGCAGGCGGGCAGCGCGTACGCGTACGCCTACGCGACGCTCGGCGAGCTCGTCGCGTGGATCATCGGGTGGGATCTCATCCTCGAGTACGCGGTCGGCAACGTCGCCGTCGCGATCGCGTGGGCCGGATATCTCGACTCGATGCTCTCGGGCTTCGGCATCCACATGCCCGGCTGGCTCATCCACGGTTACTTCGACGTCGCCGCGAGCAGCCACCCCGAGGTGCGCGCGCTGCTCGAGACCGCGCCGCACGTCGCGGGCATCCCGATCCTGATCAACCTCCCCGCGTTCCTGATCGTCGGCGTCGTGACGTGGCTGCTGCTGATCGGCGTGAAGGAGAGCGCGCGCGCCAACACGGTCATGGTGATCGTGAAGCTCGTCGTGCTCGCGCTGTTCGTGTTCGTCGGCGCGATGCACGTCGATCCCGCGCACTACACGCCCTTCGCGCCGAACGGCTGGACCGGCATTCACCAGGGCGCCGCGATCGTGTTCTTCGCGTACATCGGCTTCGACGCGATCTCCACTGCGGCCGAGGAGACGAAGGACCCGCAGCGCAACATGCCGATCGGCATCCTCGCCGGCCTCGCGATCTGCACCGTGATCTACGTGGTCGTCGGCGCGGTGATGACGGGCCTCGCGCCATGGGACTCGATGCGCGTGTCCGATCCGCTCGCGCACGCGCTCGAGACCGCGGGCCTTCCGGTCGTGCAGTGGCTCGTCGCGGCGGGCGCGGTGATCTCGCTGAGCGCGGTGCTGCTCGTCTTCCAGTACGGCCAGCCGCGCATCCTGCTCGCGATGGCGCGCGACGGGCTGCTCCCGAAGCGCATGGCCAGCGTGCACCCGAAGTACAAGACGCCGTGGACGCTCACGATCCTCACCGGCCTGCTCGTCGGCGTGGGCGCGCTCGTCGCCGACGACGACGCGACGTACGACCTCACGAACATCGGAACGCTCTTCGCGTTCCTGCTCGTGTGCATCGGCGTGATGGTGCTGCGCGTCGTCGACCCGAGCCGACCGCGCCCGTTCCGCGTGCCGTTCGTGTGGGTGGTCGCGCCGCTCGGCGCGGTCGCGTGCCTCTGGACGATGGCGGGCCTGCCTGCGTCGGCGTGGGAGCGCTTCGCGGTGTGGCTCGTGATCGGTCTCGCGCTCTACTTCGCCTACGGCTGGCGCAACTCGGTGCTCGGCAAGAAAGCCGGCGGCTGA
- a CDS encoding hemerythrin domain-containing protein: MRRSDQFRRQHQELQELAVEIGTHLRVEVLEQDASVCRRLVARFAGKLRVHAAMENDALYPELLRHDDPQVRQLAERLVRELGPVYEGFDAYEARWSSAHAISIEPRAFVVSTLETFEMLRRRMATENKQLYPVVDALVR, encoded by the coding sequence ATGCGACGAAGCGATCAGTTCCGGCGGCAGCACCAGGAGCTCCAGGAGCTCGCGGTGGAGATCGGCACGCATCTCCGGGTCGAGGTGCTCGAGCAGGACGCGTCGGTCTGCCGGCGCCTCGTCGCGCGCTTCGCGGGGAAGCTGCGGGTTCACGCCGCGATGGAGAACGACGCGCTCTATCCCGAGCTGCTGCGCCACGACGATCCGCAGGTGCGCCAGCTCGCCGAGCGTCTCGTCCGCGAGCTCGGTCCCGTGTACGAGGGATTCGACGCGTACGAGGCGCGCTGGTCCAGCGCGCACGCGATCTCGATCGAGCCGCGCGCGTTCGTGGTCTCCACGCTGGAGACGTTCGAGATGTTGCGACGCCGCATGGCGACGGAGAACAAGCAGCTCTACCCGGTCGTCGACGCGCTGGTGCGCTGA
- a CDS encoding ROK family protein — translation MRIGVDLGGTKIEAIALADDGTIAVRRRVATPAREGYDAIIGAIAELVRTVERDAGCAGASVGVGTPGALSPATGLLRNSNTVCLNGRPLDRDLSVALGRPLRIANDANCFALSEASDGAAAGAEIVFGVILGTGVGGGVVVRGDVLNGRHGVAGEWGHTPLPWPRDDERPGRACYCGRHGCVETWCSGPALAEDHRAHTGERIDGPTIAARADAGDPACVATLARYVDRLARSLAIVIDLVDPDVIVLGGGVGSIAQLYRDLPARLPAWVFSDVVTTRIVPPQHGDSSGVRGAAWLWPIEGAR, via the coding sequence ATGCGGATCGGGGTCGACCTCGGCGGGACGAAGATCGAAGCGATCGCGCTCGCGGACGACGGGACCATCGCCGTCCGCCGGCGCGTCGCGACGCCGGCGCGCGAGGGGTACGACGCGATCATCGGCGCGATCGCGGAGCTCGTGCGCACGGTCGAGCGCGACGCGGGCTGCGCGGGTGCGAGCGTCGGCGTGGGCACGCCGGGCGCGCTCTCGCCCGCGACCGGGCTCCTCCGCAACTCGAACACGGTGTGCCTCAACGGCCGCCCGCTCGATCGCGATCTCTCGGTCGCGCTCGGTCGTCCGCTGCGCATCGCGAACGACGCGAACTGCTTCGCTCTCTCGGAAGCGAGCGACGGAGCGGCCGCGGGCGCGGAGATCGTCTTCGGCGTGATCCTCGGCACCGGCGTCGGCGGTGGCGTCGTGGTGCGCGGCGACGTGCTGAATGGTCGCCACGGCGTCGCCGGCGAGTGGGGCCACACACCGCTGCCCTGGCCGCGCGACGACGAGCGCCCCGGCCGCGCGTGTTACTGCGGGCGTCACGGCTGCGTCGAGACGTGGTGCTCGGGGCCCGCGCTCGCCGAGGATCACCGTGCGCACACCGGCGAGAGAATCGACGGGCCGACGATCGCGGCGCGCGCCGACGCCGGCGATCCCGCGTGCGTCGCCACGCTCGCGCGCTACGTCGATCGCCTCGCGCGCTCGCTCGCGATCGTGATCGACCTCGTCGATCCCGACGTGATCGTGCTTGGGGGCGGCGTGGGGTCGATCGCGCAGCTCTATCGCGACCTGCCCGCGCGCCTGCCCGCGTGGGTGTTCAGCGACGTGGTCACGACGCGCATCGTGCCTCCGCAGCACGGCGACTCGAGCGGCGTGCGCGGCGCGGCGTGGCTCTGGCCGATCGAGGGCGCGCGATGA
- a CDS encoding methyltransferase domain-containing protein, with translation MTSEWRPDLYARFARERAQPFHDLLALVRPRAAMRAVDLGCGTGELTRVLHDTLAAATTLGIDSSETMLAKSAAHLAPGLSFARGSIESFTPDAPLDLIFSNAALHWVDDHPALLARLASFLAPGGQLAVQVPANERHPSHTVAAEVALEPPFRDALAGWTRVSPVLEIADYARALHTLGLVDVHVRRQVHPHVLDTRDAVADWTRGTLLTAYFARLPSELHAPFEARYRELLRARLPDERPFFFPFERVLFRAARSE, from the coding sequence ATGACGAGCGAGTGGCGCCCCGACCTCTACGCGCGCTTCGCGCGCGAGCGCGCGCAGCCGTTCCACGATCTGCTCGCGCTCGTACGTCCGCGCGCGGCGATGCGCGCCGTCGATCTCGGGTGCGGCACCGGCGAGCTCACGCGCGTGCTGCACGACACGCTCGCGGCTGCGACGACGCTCGGCATCGACTCGAGCGAGACGATGCTCGCGAAGAGCGCGGCGCACCTCGCGCCCGGGCTCTCGTTCGCGCGTGGCTCGATCGAGTCGTTCACGCCCGACGCGCCGCTCGACCTGATCTTCTCCAACGCCGCGCTCCACTGGGTCGACGATCATCCCGCGCTCCTCGCGCGGCTCGCGTCGTTCCTCGCGCCCGGTGGACAGCTCGCGGTGCAGGTGCCCGCGAACGAACGTCATCCCTCCCACACCGTCGCCGCCGAGGTCGCGCTCGAGCCTCCGTTCCGCGACGCGCTCGCCGGATGGACGCGCGTCTCGCCGGTGCTCGAGATCGCCGACTACGCGCGCGCGCTCCACACGCTCGGTCTCGTCGACGTGCACGTGCGGAGACAGGTCCATCCGCACGTGCTCGACACGCGCGACGCGGTCGCGGACTGGACGCGCGGCACGCTGCTCACGGCGTACTTCGCGCGCCTCCCGAGCGAGCTCCACGCGCCGTTCGAAGCGCGATATCGCGAGCTCCTCCGCGCGCGCCTGCCCGACGAGCGACCGTTCTTCTTCCCGTTCGAGCGCGTCCTCTTCCGCGCCGCGCGATCGGAGTAG
- a CDS encoding O-acetyl-ADP-ribose deacetylase, with translation MAITVERGDITEVEVEAIVNAANETLLGGGGVDGAIHRAAGRELLDACRALPIVEPPRVRCPVGEARITPAFGKLRATWVIHAVGPRYRGVSEDARLLASAFRSSLALAEANEAKSVALPAISCGVFGYPIDAAARIAIGVARERAWRIDAIRFVLFSDDVLRAFQDALAKSAP, from the coding sequence ATGGCGATCACGGTCGAGCGCGGTGACATCACCGAGGTCGAGGTCGAGGCCATCGTCAACGCAGCGAACGAGACGCTGCTCGGCGGCGGCGGCGTGGACGGAGCGATCCATCGCGCCGCCGGGCGCGAGCTGCTCGACGCGTGTCGCGCGCTGCCGATCGTCGAGCCGCCGCGCGTGCGGTGCCCGGTCGGCGAGGCACGCATCACACCGGCGTTCGGCAAGCTGCGCGCGACGTGGGTGATCCACGCGGTCGGGCCGCGCTATCGCGGCGTGTCGGAGGACGCGCGACTGCTCGCGTCGGCGTTCCGCTCGTCGCTCGCGCTCGCCGAGGCGAACGAGGCGAAGAGCGTCGCGCTGCCCGCGATCTCGTGTGGCGTGTTCGGGTATCCGATCGACGCAGCGGCGCGCATCGCGATCGGCGTCGCGCGCGAGCGCGCGTGGCGCATCGACGCGATCCGCTTCGTGCTCTTCAGCGACGACGTGCTCCGCGCCTTCCAGGACGCGCTCGCGAAGAGCGCCCCCTAG
- a CDS encoding putative metal-binding motif-containing protein has translation MPTQAEKAVSLVSSIAALLVVTGALAGCGGGGGDDGDDVDAGTRDAQVSGIDGGRRDSGPPVDAMAPPSCEGVSCEPFEYCFEGECAPYPPCAGDGTCRAGSTCHARYCVPDDVDVDGDGSPAGEDCDETDPEKSPLLDEICDGDDEDCDTNVDEGDPAAICEYYPGGGVCIDGSCGCPSGTFDLDRTVPGCECAAMPDLGQGVTCETAIDLGDFPDSPGRTHVVTGNVLPDDRVVWYRFTATDVADTTCDNFHVRAQLMTNPDDTFEITVSRGSCGGVACPGPATPTIDYSWATDFRGDVGGVVSGQCPCWASPTAPSDAAAHCTDDTATFFVRVRRRPGAALSCATYALEISNGMYDS, from the coding sequence GTGCCGACGCAAGCTGAGAAGGCCGTCTCGCTGGTCTCGTCGATCGCTGCCCTGCTCGTCGTGACAGGCGCGCTGGCGGGCTGCGGTGGCGGGGGCGGCGACGATGGTGACGACGTGGACGCCGGCACGCGCGACGCGCAGGTCAGCGGCATCGACGGCGGACGACGCGACTCGGGGCCGCCCGTCGATGCGATGGCGCCGCCGTCGTGCGAAGGCGTGAGCTGCGAGCCGTTCGAGTACTGCTTCGAGGGCGAGTGCGCGCCGTACCCGCCGTGCGCGGGCGACGGGACCTGCCGCGCAGGCTCGACCTGCCACGCGCGCTACTGCGTGCCCGACGACGTCGACGTCGACGGTGACGGCTCGCCGGCGGGCGAGGACTGCGACGAGACCGATCCCGAGAAGAGCCCGCTGCTCGACGAGATCTGCGACGGCGACGACGAGGACTGCGACACGAACGTCGACGAAGGCGACCCCGCGGCGATCTGCGAGTACTACCCGGGCGGCGGCGTGTGCATCGACGGCTCGTGCGGATGCCCGAGCGGCACGTTCGATCTCGATCGCACCGTGCCGGGCTGCGAGTGCGCCGCGATGCCCGACCTCGGCCAGGGCGTGACGTGCGAGACCGCGATCGACCTCGGTGACTTCCCCGACTCGCCGGGACGCACGCACGTCGTGACCGGCAACGTGCTGCCCGACGATCGCGTCGTCTGGTACCGCTTCACGGCGACCGACGTCGCCGACACGACCTGCGACAACTTCCACGTGCGCGCGCAGCTGATGACGAACCCCGACGACACGTTCGAGATCACCGTGTCGCGCGGGAGCTGCGGCGGCGTCGCGTGCCCCGGGCCGGCCACGCCGACGATCGACTACTCGTGGGCGACCGACTTCCGCGGCGACGTGGGAGGCGTGGTGTCCGGGCAGTGCCCGTGCTGGGCGTCGCCCACGGCGCCGAGCGATGCGGCCGCGCACTGCACCGACGACACCGCGACGTTCTTCGTGCGCGTGCGGCGTCGCCCCGGCGCTGCGCTCAGCTGCGCGACCTACGCGCTCGAGATCTCGAACGGGATGTACGACAGCTGA
- a CDS encoding PP2C family protein-serine/threonine phosphatase: protein MTTWIIAGVAGLVLAAVLFLLLGRRRDGGAREPAAVGVGAAGLAAGPMPRRRDATGEENGTKLASSPPPGASAHANANSNVGSMEIEISETGLPGEIEEDEPTGPQPRILVTAVGQTDAGRRRKHNEDAYLVLQAHSLFAIADGMGGYAAGEVASQMAIDVITASFETGHFGGSPIPGLPRRGDELVRAIQSANAAILKQARANEAQAGMGTTLVAARFSPNRKRVYIAHVGDSRLYRLRDGELTQLTTDHTLGAMGIQGPSANKLSRAVGVFDEVEVDLNVDEPHNGDYYLLCSDGLSKMVPEDDIAKLIRSTHDDLDAAVRKLISDANERGGKDNVSVILIRVDEPR, encoded by the coding sequence ATGACGACTTGGATCATCGCAGGCGTCGCTGGCCTCGTGCTGGCGGCCGTTCTCTTCCTCCTGCTCGGCAGGCGCCGTGACGGAGGCGCGCGCGAGCCTGCTGCCGTCGGCGTGGGCGCGGCGGGGCTCGCCGCGGGCCCGATGCCGCGTCGTCGCGACGCGACGGGCGAGGAGAACGGGACGAAGCTCGCGTCGAGCCCGCCGCCCGGAGCGTCGGCGCACGCGAACGCGAATTCGAACGTCGGCAGCATGGAGATCGAGATCTCCGAGACCGGGCTGCCCGGAGAGATCGAGGAGGACGAGCCCACGGGGCCTCAGCCTCGGATCCTCGTGACCGCGGTCGGCCAGACCGACGCGGGCCGGCGCCGCAAGCACAACGAGGACGCGTACCTCGTGCTGCAGGCGCACTCGCTCTTCGCGATCGCCGACGGCATGGGCGGCTACGCGGCGGGCGAGGTCGCGAGCCAGATGGCGATCGACGTGATCACCGCGTCGTTCGAGACCGGGCACTTCGGCGGCTCGCCGATCCCCGGGCTGCCGCGCCGCGGCGACGAGCTCGTGCGCGCGATCCAGAGCGCGAACGCCGCGATCCTGAAGCAGGCGCGCGCGAACGAGGCCCAGGCGGGCATGGGCACGACGCTCGTCGCGGCGCGCTTCTCGCCGAACCGCAAGCGCGTGTACATCGCGCACGTCGGCGACAGCCGTCTCTATCGACTGCGCGACGGCGAGCTCACGCAGCTCACGACCGATCACACGCTCGGCGCGATGGGCATCCAGGGGCCGAGCGCGAACAAGCTCAGCCGAGCGGTCGGCGTGTTCGACGAGGTCGAGGTCGATCTCAACGTCGACGAGCCGCACAACGGCGACTACTACCTGCTCTGCTCCGACGGGCTGTCGAAGATGGTCCCCGAGGACGACATCGCGAAGCTCATCCGCAGCACGCACGACGATCTCGACGCGGCGGTGCGGAAGCTGATCAGCGATGCCAACGAGCGCGGCGGCAAGGACAACGTCAGCGTGATCCTGATCCGCGTCGACGAGCCGCGCTGA